Within the Eleginops maclovinus isolate JMC-PN-2008 ecotype Puerto Natales chromosome 5, JC_Emac_rtc_rv5, whole genome shotgun sequence genome, the region ggtgTTGTGGGATCACATATTGCTCTCTGCCGCCTCTcattaaacacactcacacaaacacacccaccaAATACACTTATGCACTCTTAATGCCCCTGGCTGGCTCCTCACAGCTGCCGGTCCCTCATTGATTTATCTTGAGGGCTGCAGTTTGCACAGAGTCATGCAtttccacaaacacagagtGCATCCATATGagtaccaacacacacaaacacagtgtcGGATGTTTGGTATTCCAGCGGGAAGTGTGCTGACAGACAGATCCATGTTTATTTAATCCATGCGTACTTGCCCAGTCTTGGCCTAAATATTACAAGTGCCACCTAAAGCTCTTGGGCGATTGTTCTACTATAATTAAAATGACCCATTCTTAGTTGTTAAATATAGTGATTTAcaatttttggggtttttaatgCAGAAGGAATTGGCTTCATAGTCTTACTGCCTATAACAAATGTATGATTTACCCTGTGAATGCTGCGTTACAGGCAAAAAATAGCTTAAATTATCACTCTGGATTGATATGATGTGTTGAAGGTAAACACGCACACTCTATTGGGATGATGCTATTCTGAAAATACGCAGACTCACCTGCGTGTCTGGCTCAGCCTTCAGAAGATGCAAGTCAACAGACGCACTCTCGTGTGTTCGGGGCTCCACCTATTGCTCTGTCTTGTACTCTCTCCCCTCATCTGTGTTCAGTCCTCGACCCGTTTTTCCTCCCCAGCACTCTCACGCACTATCAGCCGTCGCTCGTGCACTCCCTCGCCCCCTCCGCCACTCCTTGCAGCTCTTGGCGTCTCAGCTGAACAGCACGGGCTGCTCTCTCTGTCATTGGCTCTTTTCTTTAAGCCCTGCCTCTGCACCATTCGTTAAACGGCCTGTCACAATGTCAGCGTCCTGCCCACAGCGCAGCTCGCAGCAACAGAAGCTCCCGCCCACACCATGCATCATGCATGTATCAGGGTCTGTTTACAGCTTCAATTGGAGGGTCCAGACCTCCGACAGACTACAGGGGGGAGCAGCATTGTTGGACTCCCACAGAGAATAGGACCAGCTGGCCAGACTTCATTCTTAATAGATTACTCTCAAATCAGaacagatcagaatcagaatagaACTAGAACATGTTTGTGACATTAAAGGATAAGGCTGTTAATAAGCTGTATTAGCGTATtatgaaaagaccaaaactaACAATGAGTTAACACGTCTTTACTTTTGAGCCACAACCTGATATATCTGTTTCCGCTGTGCCAAAAGAACTCCATAGTTTCCATAGTAATCAACGAGCCACACTGTTGCTCTGGGTTTGGCTTTATTTCATGAACACATCGTTTTAAGGTTTATACattgaagtgtttttacagccgtggaaaaaatgaagacaccacttcagcattatcattgtCTCTTGTTTTATGATtcataggtatgtctttgagttacatttttatttttattttctgttgtcttctataaactactgaccatttttatctgtgttggaattcaacaaacactggaatggttgccatacatgtagagatacagatttaagaaaaatgtggattagtctcttaattttttccggagctgtttATCTTCCTGAAACCCAGCCTATTGACCAGTGTCCTCTGTagtcagtggtgtaaagtaactaagtacatttattcaagaacttaattacaattttttttaaggtacttgtactttacttgagttcattgtttgctttttggtgcttctactccactacaattatttCATAccctttttattcagtttgcagatttggattaatgatgtgaaatataaccaacacttaaataagactttagttacacctggagtaaattcagcagcttatcaataattataatcaaaacatatcatatatattacaatttattctgaaatggaccaatctgtataatgagtacttttgctttgggtactttaagtatattttgatcctaatacttttatacttacttttaatattgaatgcaggacttttacttgtgccagagtattcctacactctggtacttttaattttacttaagtagaagatctgagtacgtcTCCTACCTCTGTCTGTAGGGGACATGTTGGTCACATGCATCTCCTTTTACTCTATCAATCCCTGTTTCACTTTACAGGACGACATCCAGTCTGAAGGCGCTCCGACAAATGGCTGTTTTAGTCTTTTcctgggatttgttgacaatggGAAAGATGTAAAACAATGCATGCATTTGTTTGACTCATAAATGTTTGGGGAAAAAATTAGTGTGCTTAACATTTCTACGGATtctaaaaaaatgtcattactaAAAGAATGTTCACAAAAATCTGTGGCTTATGATAAAGTCATTTTGGTGCCAGCCTTCACTACAAACAATGAGACATTTAAATATCTGTCCTTAActgctccttctctttttctcctcagaGTCTAGTAATGGCAACATTAACATCAAGACGAGCTCTGGGTACAAGTTTGGCTGCCTGGCCAAGATAGTGAATTATATGAAGGTACGTACGTCTTCAGAGACATTTCATCCATGAAAAGAACATCCTTCGTGTTTATATTTGATCACTTCGCGGTCTTATTGACAGTTTCGTTGAAGCTTTCGCAGCAGTATCTTTTTAATTGCTAGATTTAAAAGTTGTCATCtccattaaaacactttaaaagctCAGATTGATGTGAGTTGTGTCAACATTTGGTCCCCAGTCTTTCTTTTGGTATGTTGACAGCTTGTTTATCATGCTGTGATTCTGAAAAGAGGCAACCAGGCCCTGCCAGAGTAGCTCTCTGACTCATCTCTCACACTCAAGTTTTCAGATTGTCTTTTAATGTGTGCACTTTTTGTGCCATCTGatgaaaaaacagttttaatccATGTAATATACCATGACAGTTGGATAAAAGGCACACAATTACCCTAGACATTTGACTGAAACACTGTCAAAGCTGGGAGATTATAATTGTATACATTTGAATGTGAACTCTAATTTCATATTTCATCTCTCTCCCTAATCCTCAGACAAGACATCAGAATGGTGATACACACTGCCTGACCCTAGAGGAGATTCTGGATGAGACCAAACTTCTGGACATCagcatgaaacagaaacagtggCTTATGACTGAGGTGTGTTTCTGGACTTTGGATTTATACTGCTCATTAATTCTGCTCAGGCGTACCCCTGAAAACCTTAAGAAAATAACTGAGTATTGGTGGTTAAGGAGTGCATGGTAGCTCTGTGTTGTATAAAAGTAATAACATACATATTTATCCTCTTGATTTCAAAAGATAGATCATTTTAAAGGTTCCACAAAttgaataaaaagtattaaGATTTGCAAACTATTACCAAAAGTGCAACTGCTTACATTGATAACATTTAGCCACTAGATGGGGCACTCCCTCACCCTGGTTCATGTTCTGTTCAGGTCATAACAACATGGTGGCCAGTTTGATGCACAACCTGCACATTTTATGGACAGTATGTAAGTGTAATTTAGAGATGTATGACCTGACATCTACTTCTTCACTCTCTGACACTAACAGGCTCTGGTCAACAACCCAAAAATTGACGTCCGGGATGGGACGTATGGCTTCAAGCCCAAGTACAACCTGAAGGACAAGAAAGCGTTACTGAGGCTGCTGGACAAACACGACCAGCTTGGCCTGGGTGGCGTGCTGCTGGATGACGTCGAAGAGGGATTGCCCAACTCTGCCAAGGCCATCAAGGTAACATACTTAATGTTATTTATGCTAAGCACCCTCTACATTTGTGCCTCACACCTTTGTATAATGAGTGAACACTGAAAGATACAAAAGGAGGATCTGAAGAGACATGAGCTCTCATGTGTTTGCAGGCTTTGGGGGATCAGATCATCTTTGTGACACGACCAGACAAAAAGAAGATCCTATTCTACAATGACAAGCACTGCCATTTTACAGTAGACGAAGGTGAGAAGAAGTCTGTGGTCTATGGCTGTCTGGGTTGTATTCCTGAAATGAAACTCTGTATTTAAAAGGTTCCGATGTTGGGTGTTTTTTCATTGGTTAATCAAGAGCATATACCGGAGATAATTTCACAAGTTCCTTTCACCATACTTTAACTTGTATATGTTTACGTTtaatattttttcagtttactttcatattcattttctcCAGTTCATACTGGTTTTgctatgttttgtgttttatatttggtCAAAATCATGAAATTATAAGCTGGTCAATCGGTGTGCTTCTtcctcaaaaatgtgttttaattgtagAATTCCAGAAATTGTGGAGGAGCGTTCCCGTGGATTCCATAGATGAAGAAAAGATTGATGAGTACCTGAAAAAGCAAGGCATCTCCTCCATGCAAGAAACAGGACCAAAGAAAGTGGTCAGTATCCCCTGGTTTCCACATCTGCTCTCTTTCTTATTCTAATGCCCAACATTTGAATATACTTTCCCTGATCTATTTTActataaataaaggttttaacattttgaagttaGTCAATCAATCATCTTGAATCTCTGCTGATGTTTACCTGCTCCCTGCAGTTACCAATTCACAAGAGGAAGAAGCAAGGtgggcagaggaagagaaacttCAAGACACACAACAACCATTTGGCAGGCGTGCTGGAGGACTACACAGACGGTGTTCCTGCTAAGAAGTGAGATCCTTTCCCTTGGAGGAGTGATGAGTGTAGAATCTGTAAATCCGAAATGGCTGAAGATGGAGACACCGGGCCACACAACTATACAAAGACTCTTTCCTGTTTGTTATATCAAAACTTGGTTCTTTTGATGAGGGTCCTGTGTTACAGGGAGTGAATAGAAACTGTGTAGTGGAATCattctttagtttgtttattgatCAGTGATAACTGGAGGAAAAGAGTACCAAGAACATTAAAGGACGCTGAATGCCCTTACCAAAACCATCATCCCTGAAGGGGTGCTGCAACCTTactgttcaaatgtaaatgaggTTGAAGTGTGTTAATactattttcttcattttattttgtaatatcacatttatttttagtattatTTCAAAGGGCACCAGTCCTCCCTATTATTGCTGCCTTCCATCCTTTTAAAAGGAATAGCAGAAGACAGGCTTGTGTTGTGCAGTGCATCACGTTGAGGTCTCTCATCCAGCTTGGACATTATTTCCTGTGTAATTTCAAAGTATTTACATTCTTTGCAGCACCATGGCATAGTGGTTTGAAATACCTACACTTTTTGaacttattttaataaatgacgCTGTTACAGTAAACTGTGTCTGCTTGATTTACATGACTACATTAACAACAATTCTATCAGATTAATTATTTCGTAGAATTTAGTTTTGGTAGAATGTGGATATGCACTGAAAATCAGAAATGTCGTATGTGTTCTCGCTGTACTATATACAATCTAGCAATGACATTAGAGGTAGCCAATGTAATCATAAATTAGCATATGAAGCACACAGTCAGCATTTTTTAGGTTATTTAATTAATCATAGAAAAGGGCACAGCAAGATAAAGAGGAAAAGCGTATTCAGCTGTTGCAGTTATATTAGAAAATATCTATTAGTAAAAGAGAAACTTTCCTGATGAAGCTAGGTACATATTATATGGTCATATACATTCATACTACCTGCCAGAATGTGGTATTTAAATATGGGTTTGCTAGTCTTTaacaattaacaaaaaaaaaggaaaagaggaacaTTTCCATTTAGCTAGCATTGTGGCCAGCTTTAACAGTCTTCTTCAAATGGTGGTAGTTTGGCAAAATCTTCATCAGAAAGTCGAGTTGAAGAGTCTGGGGCtgtaatgataaaaacaaacattattcaGAAATTGAAGACATAAGTGGTGTTTTTCACAATGCTTTCAAACTCAGACAATGGCCATGTTTAATAGTATTTTACTGACCAGGATAAATAGACCTGCTCTTATTATGAAAGGATATTGCATTTTGAAACATGTGATGGTACTTCTTATTTAGACATACAGTAGTTTATGTAAAAGTTATAAGGCATGAAATACAAGGGTACAAATGGGCAAGATTATTATATGAAGTTGaccaaaatgtataataattaaAAGAGCAGGTATTAACCATTAAACACAGAGTATTCACAATCTGATTCTATACAATTTTGGCAAAAGTATTGGTGTACTGCTTATTCCTGACATTAACATAAtttatcaaatcatttttataaatctgAATCAAACTACAGGCTATTTGgtcaacatatttttattttattaggcAGGGAAGGTCTGCCATTAAAATCTGGCAgtgttgtttatgtttataaCATTAATTAGGACActaaaaacaaaggaaatgcCTAGGAAGAATAAATGGGATTTGCCAGTCTTTAAAATTACCATGCGATCTAATATAAAACCGATCGACAGACAAAAGCCTCTTGTTACCAATGTGTTAGAGCAACACCTCTCTGACAGTTGACAAATAAACCTACAGTTTAATGGTGTAGTCGGAAATGTAATAGATTGCTGTGGTACCTGTGGTCTCTCCGTCTGAACCCGCCTCATACATCCAGAGCCGTAGATTACCGTGTTTTCAGGTATGACTTCACACGTGTTGACCTGACAGAAGGCTCCAATGATACAGCCACTGGTGAGGATCACATTCCTACCGACGTCGGCTAAAGAACGAAATAGAGGATATTTGATACGGTCAGTGACAATTACTCTGAATAGTCCATGCATCTTTGTATACGTAGGTTGCTCATACAtgaacatgcatttaaaaatccaatggaaaatgCCAACATCCCACCTTTGGATTCAATGACGTTGTTGTCCCCAATTTTCAGGGCTTGTGATACTGTTGGTTGTCAGTTAAGGCAACATTCATTTTTGATTGATATGATTCATCAAATGTCttttatataacattatttGACTTATAGATAAAACCTTACAGTACAGTCAAAAGGATACCACAGCCAACTTCAAATACATTGTTCATGCCAATGGTCATTGTCTTTGGTTCCACCTCAGACTCTGGTGTGATGTTTTCTGGATAACTGTGGTGTAGAACAAACAGGATTGTAATTATAATGCAGGATCAATTGAAAACAGAGGCAGCCTATATGCTAAGATTACGTATCGTGAATGTTGAACATTGATATACAGTGCATGTTACACATTAAGGTACAAGGAATCCTGATTACCCATTAATAATCAGAGCCTGCTCCTCGATTAAATTGCCTTCTCCAATCACGATGGGCCCTGCCTCTGCAATGATACGAGCTTTTGGATGGACTACTGTCCTTGGGCCTGTATAAACACACGTTTAAATAAGTACGTTAGCTTTAAACAAGTATATTCGTTTCAAATTTAACCCAAAGAATAAATTGAGAGTTCGatttgaagtaaacaaatgcaAGTTCTGTCAAGTCAGCTGTGACCAAAGTAACTTGGAATTCATCCCAAGCGAAACATCTTACCTATGGTCACATCTCCTCTGATTTCACTTTCAACACAAACTACGGCTCCAGTGGCTATTTTGACACtgcaaaaaagtaaaataggACAAGAGAGAACATGTTAGCTAAGGATGCTAACTAGCCAATTTGCTACCAGTCTAAACTAGGTACATAATTACTTTATCTCTATAGTCATCATTTGATTTGATACTAACTTTTAGCAAAGATGTTAAACATCATTAGTGGGCTAACAATGGTATTACCTTTTCtgattattttgtttatctgcCATTGTGATAGATGAAATCCTATGGGAGGATCCGTTGATTCAGTCGACTATCGATTTGGAGTCCTTGCTGTCATAGCGCATGCGTCAATCGACGTAATACGAGTGGCTGTGCAAAGCATGGTGCAAAGCCAGGAGAAAGAGATGGTTTTAAGACTTTAACATGATTATTTGGTGAAATATGGGAATTTGGAGGAAttcaagtcatttaaaaacGTCCTTcgtctgtaaaaaaaaaagatcggGATCGGGTTTTTTACACGGATGCTTGTACGCACAAGCGTTGGTAAATGCATGGGTTGAAAAATGATAAACGTTACCATAGCAACGGACAATAAAGCCCCATTTATCAACACTACGATCCATTTAtatacagttgttttttttctacgcAGTTTATgagaataattatttttaatgtttgcaATTGACAAACATAACTAACTTTCCATACAGAAGGTGGCTATATGTTGGATCAAACTAATTCATGTGTAGATACAATTACGCATGGCCAAAAGTCTTATTTACGCAAGTGCTTCAGTCAAATAAACTGGCGATTTGCAGCAGCAAATACAATATCTAAACGGTTGAGGGCACAGTTTTGCAATGTTGTGTTAGCAGTACGGAAATGTAGTTACGTTAGTGTCCTATTATGAGTGACAAACAGGTAGCGTTAGCGGTAGTAATGTAGTTTGACCCTCATCGCTCCCACTACAATGTCAAAACAACGAAGGATCGGAAGTGGTATCTGCTATGGAAAAAGGGAAACGAAAAAAGAATCTTCAGATTTTGGAGTGAAACAGTTAAGACAGAAAGTCATGACACAACCAgagaaatatatgttttcccTTGCTGCCCTTGCTTTGGTTGTAGCTATTTTTGTGGTACCACTGACAGCTGAAATATCTAACGTCACGTGTAAGTATCCAGGACTTTTGACAAGAAAAAAAGCACCATAGTGCTAGGTTAGCTTAGCTAGTTACCTTGTATCTACGGAAGTTTACATCCTTTTCACCGATTTATTTGTTGAGTTTTCGTTGACCATGGCTTCTACCAGCCACCTGGGCAGTCGGCACTAAAAGatatgttgttaaatgtttggGCCATGAATAACACCGGCTAGCCCGTTGCTAAC harbors:
- the gtf2e2 gene encoding transcription initiation factor IIE subunit beta; translation: MDPALLRERELFKKRALSTPAVEKRHAASESHKRKKPKVEKEGSSGSKHGSESSNGNINIKTSSGYKFGCLAKIVNYMKTRHQNGDTHCLTLEEILDETKLLDISMKQKQWLMTEALVNNPKIDVRDGTYGFKPKYNLKDKKALLRLLDKHDQLGLGGVLLDDVEEGLPNSAKAIKALGDQIIFVTRPDKKKILFYNDKHCHFTVDEEFQKLWRSVPVDSIDEEKIDEYLKKQGISSMQETGPKKVLPIHKRKKQGGQRKRNFKTHNNHLAGVLEDYTDGVPAKK
- the LOC134864311 gene encoding dynactin subunit 6-like, whose translation is MADKQNNQKSVKIATGAVVCVESEIRGDVTIGPRTVVHPKARIIAEAGPIVIGEGNLIEEQALIINGYPENITPESEVEPKTMTIGMNNVFEVGCVSQALKIGDNNVIESKADVGRNVILTSGCIIGAFCQVNTCEVIPENTVIYGSGCMRRVQTERPQPQTLQLDFLMKILPNYHHLKKTVKAGHNAS